In Lineus longissimus chromosome 7, tnLinLong1.2, whole genome shotgun sequence, a genomic segment contains:
- the LOC135491492 gene encoding alpha-aminoadipic semialdehyde synthase, mitochondrial-like isoform X2: MWRLQPHRLGQLACRDARSALFQSYRCASSGQKVMAIRREDHNVWEGRAPLAPSHVKQLVKAGVKVLVQPNNRRAYTMHEYQQAGAIIQEDITEASLILGVKQIPIDALLPNHTYCFFSHTIKAQEENMPMLDAILEKNIRLLDYERFVDENGKRLVAFGKHAGVAGMINILHGMGVRLLALGHYTPFLHVGLAHNYRGTGMAKQAVRDIGYEIALGSIPRSMGPVIFIFTGSGNVSKGAREIFRELPHEWVEVEHLPKVARQGSMNKLYGCVVSRGDHYERIEGGGFDVEEFTQHPERYISTFSLKVAPYATCIVNGIYYAPGSPRLISIPDAKTLLRRQEMPWLQQSPGSPTLPHRLIAICDISADPGGSIEIMDQCTTIDRPFCIYDADQHKNSESFDGDGVVICSVEQLPAQIPIEATDYFGDRLISWVPDMLKSFATEPFEKYEACPSVKNAVITSNGKITPNYAYIETMRTKRRLRIGVSVENQKSAKKVLILGAGYVTAPVIDYLSRKKNTQLTVASNSRSEAAQLASKYPNTEPHYVDMIEGAENLDGLVKEHDLIISMFPQTFHIQVAKTCIKYQKNMLTSSYISQEMRELHNQAKQAGVTLLNEMGLDPGIDHCLAMEVFDEVKESGGKVTSFISYCGGLPSPELTCNPLRYKFSWSPMGVLSNAIRPSRYLRDNEPVEIPAGGALMDAVEELDFLPGFNLEGIPNRDSIIYKDIFKIPDAHTILRGSIRYKGFCNAMKGIVSVGLISPDPVSALHPGGPDITWKEFMCGQVNAPTDIFHDTLKDLVFEKCGRDKAKYRAIADLGLLDDELVEKKYTPVDTLAKYLDSRLMYGPGERDLVILRNLTEVKWPNAATELRDVRLVVYGDSAPNGHSAMAKCVGYTVGVAANMLLEGEIQEKGVLMPKDVTIYRPVLQRLRKEGIIATEDIIRGK; the protein is encoded by the exons ATGTGGAGACTACAGCCCCATCGCCTTGGCCAGCTGGCCTGCCGCGATGCGCGGTCAGCACTGTTTCAGTCTTACCGATGTGCGAGTAGTGGACAGAAGGTGATGGCGATACGACGCGAGGACCACAATGTCTGGGAAGGACGGGCCCCATTGGCCCCATCTCATGTCAAACAGTTAGTAAAGGCAGGAGTTAAGGTTTTGGTTCAGCCAAACAATCGCAGGGCATACACAATGCAT GAGTATCAGCAGGCTGGTGCAATCATCCAGGAAGACATCACAGAGGCGTCGTTGATCCTAGGTGTGAAGCAGATCCCGATCGATGCCCTCCTTCCTAATCATACGTATTGCTTCTTCTCCCACACCATCAAGGCCCAGGAGGAGAACATGCCCATGTTGGATGCCATCTTAGAAAAG AATATTCGCCTCCTGGACTACGAACGATTTGTTGATGAGAATGGAAAGCGTCTGGTGGCGTTTGGTAAACATGCTGGTGTGGCGGGCATGATCAACATCTTGCATGGGATGGGCGTGCGCTTGCTCGCCCTTGGACACTACACTCCATTCTTG CATGTCGGACTTGCCCACAACTATCGTGGTACAGGCATGGCAAAACAAGCAGTACGTGATATCGGCTATGAGATAGCGCTGGGTAGCATTCCTCGCAGCATGGGCCCTGTCATATTTATATTTACTGGATCTGGCAACGTTTCAAAG GGTGCCCGAGAGATATTCCGTGAACTTCCTCACGAATGGGTAGAAGTAGAGCACCTACCCAAGGTGGCAAGACAGGGCA GTATGAATAAGTTGTATGGTTGTGTTGTCAGCCGAGGTGACCACTACGAAAGGATTGAAGGTGGCGGATTCGATGTTGAAGAATTCACTCAACACCCAGAAAGATATATCTCAACTTTCAGTTTGAAG GTGGCGCCATATGCAACTTGCATCGTGAACGGTATCTACTACGCCCCTGGATCCCCACGTCTCATCTCAATCCCTGACGCCAAGACGTTGCTACGGCGACAAGAGATGCCCTGGCTCCAGCAGTCGCCCGGCTCACCGACCCTTCCCCATCGACTCATAGCGATCTGTGACATCTCGGCTGATCCTGGCGGTTCAATCGAGATTATGGACCAATGTACGACCATTGATCGACCATTCTGTATCTATGATGCAGACCAGCACAAGAACTCTGAAAGTTTTGACGGTGATGGTGTTGTGATCTGCTCAGTAGAACAACTCCCGGCACAGATACCCATCGAAGCGACTGATTACTTTGGTGACAGGTTGATTTCCTGGGTCCCAGATATGCTCAAATCGTTTGCTACAGAACCATTTGAGAAGTACGAGGCATGCCCATCTGTTAAAAAT GCTGTGATCACATCAAATGGCAAGATAACGCCAAACTATGCGTACATAGAGACCATGAGGACGAAGAGAAG ATTGAGAATAGG GGTTAGTGTAGAAAATCAGAAATCTGCTAAAAAGGTGCTCATTTTGGGGGCTGGCTATGTTACAGCTCCAGTCATTGATTATCTCTCACGAAAGAAAAATACCCAATTGACCGTAG CGTCGAACAGCCGATCAGAAGCTGCCCAGCTGGCGTCAAAGTATCCAAACACAGAGCCTCATTATGTGGACATGATTGAGGGTGCGGAGAATCTGGATGGCTTGGTGAAGGAGCATGATCTCATCATAAG TATGTTTCCTCAGACGTTCCATATCCAGGTTGCCAAGACGTGCATCAAGTATCAGAAGAATATGCTGACCAGTAGTTACATCTCACAAGAGATGAGGGAACTCCACAATCA GGCCAAGCAAGCGGGGGTGACCCTCCTGAACGAGATGGGTCTGGATCCAGGTATCGATCATTGCCTTGCTATGGAAGTATTCGACGAGGTCAAGGAGTCGGGTGGAAAGGTTACATCATTCATCTCTTACTGCGGAGGTCTCCCATCTCCTGAACTCACGTGTAATCCACTTCGATACAAGTTCAGTTGGAGTCCGATGGGAGTGCTGAGTAATGCCATCAGACCGTCCCGGTATCTCAGAGACAATGAG CCAGTTGAGATCCCTGCTGGTGGCGCCCTCATGGATGCAGTGGAGGAGCTGGATTTCCTGCCAGGATTCAACCTAGAGGGCATACCAAATAGAGATTCCATCATCTATAAAGACATATTCAAAATTCCCGATGCCCATACTATACTCCGAGGCTCAATCAGATACAAG ggattctgcaatgcGATGAAGGGTATCGTATCGGTTGGTTTGATCTCGCCGGACCCTGTGTCTGCCCTTCACCCTGGAGGACCAGACATCACATGG aaaGAGTTTATGTGTGGCCAAGTGAATGCTCCCACGGATATCTTCCATGACACTCTCAAGGATCTTGTCTTTGAGAAGTGTGGCAGAGACAAAGCCAAGTACAGGGCGATTGCAGA TCTTGGTCTCCTTGACGATGAGCTCGTTGAGAAGAAGTATACGCCAGTGGATACACTCGCCAAATATCTCGACAGCAGGCTGATGTATG GACCTGGAGAAAGAGATCTAGTGATTCTACGCAACCTGACCGAGGTCAAATGGCCGAATGCCGCCACCGAATTACGTGATGTCAGATTGGTGGTGTATGGCGACAGTGCCCCCAATGGACACAGCGCCATGGCCAAGTGTGTCGGGTATACTGTTGGTGTGGCGGCTAACATGCTTTTGGAAG GTGAGATCCAAGAAAAGGGTGTATTGATGCCCAAAGATGTGACGATCTATCGACCTGTCCTGCAGCGTCTGCGGAAGGAAGGCATCATCGCAACGGAGGATATCATTAGAGGGAAATAG